Proteins encoded in a region of the Macaca mulatta isolate MMU2019108-1 chromosome X, T2T-MMU8v2.0, whole genome shotgun sequence genome:
- the GPR173 gene encoding probable G-protein coupled receptor 173, producing MANTTGEPEEVSGALSPPSASAYVKLVLLGLIMCVSLAGNAILSLLVLKERALHKAPYYFLLDLCLADGIRSAVCFPFVLASVRHGSSWTFSALSCKIVAFMAVLFCFHAAFMLFCISVTRYMAIAHHRFYAKRMTLWTCAAVICMAWTLSVAMAFPPVFDVGTYKFIREEDQCIFEHRYFKANDTLGFMLMLAVLMAATHAVYGKLLLFEYRHRKMKPVQMVPAISQNWTFHGPGATGQAAANWIAGFGRGPMPPTLLGIRQNGHAASRRLLGMDEVKGEKQLGRMFYAITLLFLLLWSPYIVACYWRVFVKACAVPHRYLATAVWMSFAQAAVNPIVCFLLNKDLKKCLRTHAPCWGTGGAPAPREPYCVM from the coding sequence ATGGCCAACACCACCGGAGAGCCTGAGGAGGTGAGCGGCGCTCTGTCCCCGCCGTCTGCATCGGCTTATGTGAAGCTGGTACTGCTGGGACTGATTATGTGTGTGAGCCTGGCGGGCAACGCCATCTTGTCCCTGCTGGTGCTTAAGGAGCGTGCCCTGCACAAGGCTCCTTACTACTTCCTGCTGGACCTGTGCCTGGCCGATGGCATACGCTCTGCCGTCTGCTTCCCCTTTGTGCTGGCTTCTGTGCGCCACGGCTCTTCATGGACCTTCAGTGCACTCAGCTGCAAGATTGTGGCCTTTATGGCCGTGCTCTTTTGCTTCCATGCGGCCTTCATGCTGTTCTGCATCAGCGTCACCCGCTACATGGCCATCGCCCACCACCGCTTCTACGCCAAGCGCATGACACTCTGGACATGCGCAGCTGTCATCTGCATGGCCTGGACCCTGTCTGTGGCCATGGCCTTCCCACCTGTCTTTGACGTGGGCACCTACAAGTTTATTCGGGAGGAGGACCAGTGCATCTTTGAGCATCGCTACTTCAAGGCCAATGACACGCTGGGCTTCATGCTTATGTTGGCTGTGCTCATGGCAGCTACACATGCTGTCTATGGCAAGCTGCTCCTCTTCGAGTATCGTCACCGCAAGATGAAGCCAGTGCAGATGGTGCCAGCCATCAGCCAGAACTGGACATTCCATGGTCCTGGGGCCACCGGCCAGGCTGCTGCCAACTGGATCGCTGGCTTTGGCCGTGGGCCCATGCCACCAACCCTGCTGGGTATCCGGCAAAATGGGCATGCAGCCAGCCGGCGGCTACTAGGCATGGACGAGGTCAAGGGTGAAAAGCAGCTGGGCCGCATGTTCTACGCGATCACACTGCTCTTTCTGCTCCTCTGGTCACCCTACATCGTGGCCTGCTACTGGCGAGTGTTTGTGAAAGCCTGTGCTGTGCCCCACCGCTACCTGGCTACTGCTGTTTGGATGAGCTTCGCCCAGGCTGCCGTCAACCCGATTGTCTGCTTCCTGCTCAACAAGGACCTCAAGAAGTGCCTGAGGACTCACGCCCCCTGCTGGGGCACAGGAGGTGCCCCGGCTCCCAGAGAACCCTACTGTGTCATGTGA
- the TSPYL2 gene encoding testis-specific Y-encoded-like protein 2, with amino-acid sequence MDRPDEGPPAKTRRLSSSESPQRDPPPPPPPPPLLRLPLPPPQQRPRLQEETEAAQVLADMRGVGLGPALPPPPPYVILEEGGVRAYFTLGAECPGWDSTIESGYGEAPPPTESLEALPTPEVSGGSLEIDFEVVQPSSFGGEGALETCSAVGWGPQRLIDPKSKEEAIIIVEDEDEDEQESMRSSRRRRRRRRRKQRKVKRESRQRNAERMESILQALEDIQLDLEAVNIKAGKAFLRLKRKFIQMRRPFLERRDLIIQHIPGFWVKAFLNHPRISILINRRDEDIFRYLTNLQVQDLRHISMGYKMKLYFQTNPYFTNMVIVKEFQRNRSGRLVSHSTPIRWHRGQEPQARRHGNQDASHSFFSWFSNHSLPEADRIAEIIKNDLWVNPLRYYLRERGSRIKRKKQEMKKRKTRGRCEVVIMEDAPDYYAVEDIFSEISDIDETIHDIKISDFMETTDYFETTDNEITDINENICDSESPDHDEVRNETTDNNESADDNETTDNNESADDNNENPEDNNKNADDNKENPDNNKHTYGNNFFNGGFWGSHGNNQDSSDSDNEADEASDDEDNDGNEGDNEGSDDDGNEGDNEGSDDDDRDIEYYEKVIEDPFDRDQDDYEDVIEIISDESVEEEEGIVEGIEQDEDVYQEEGNYEGEGNEDVWEEGEDSDDSDLEDVLQVPNGWANPGKRGKTG; translated from the exons ATGGACCGCCCAGATGAGGGGCCTCCGGCCAAGACCCGCCGCCTGAGCAGCTCCGAGTCTCCACAGCGCGacccgcccccgccgccgccgccgccgccgctcctcCGACTGCCGCTGCCTCCACCCCAGCAGCGCCCGAGGCTCCAGGAGGAAACGGAGGCGGCACAGGTGCTGGCCGATATGAGGGGGGTGGGACTGGGCCCCGCGCTGCCCCCGCCGCCTCCCTATGTCATTCTCGAGGAGGGGGGGGTCCGCGCATACTTCACGCTCGGTGCTGAGTGTCCCGGCTGGGATTCTACCATCGAGTCGGGGTATGGGGAGGCGCCCCCGCCCACGGAGAGCCTAGAAGCACTCCCCACTCCTGAGGTCTCCGGGGGGAGCCTGGAAATCGATTTTGAGGTTGTGCAGCCCAGCAGTTTTGGTGGAGAGGGGGCCCTAGAAACCTGTAGCGCAGTGGGGTGGGGGCCCCAGAGATTAATTGACCCAAAGAGCAAGGAAGAGGCGATCATCATAGtggaggatgaggatgaggatgagcaGGAGAGTATgaggagcagcaggaggaggcggcggcggaggaggaggaagcagaggaaggTGAAGAGGGAAAGCAGACAGAGAAATGCCGAGAGGATGGAGAGCATCCTGCAGGCACTGGAGGATATTCAGCTGGATCTGGAGGCGGTGAACATCAAGGCAGGCAAGGCCTTCCTGCGTCTCAAGCGCAAGTTCATCCAGATGCGAAGACCCTTCCTGGAGCGCAGAGACCTTATCATCCAGCATATCCCAGGCTTCTGGGTCAAAGCA TTCCTCAACCACCCCAGAATTTCAATTTTGATCAACCGTCGTGATGAAGACATTTTCCGCTACTTGACCAATCTGCAG GTACAGGATCTCAGACATATCTCCATGGGCTACAAAATGAAGCTGTACTTCCAAACAAACCCCTACTTTACAAACATGGTGATTGTCAAGGAGTTCCAGCGCAACCGCTCGG GCCGGCTGGTGTCTCACTCAACTCCAATCCGCTGGCACCGGGGCCAGGAACCCCAGGCCCGCCGTCATGGGAACCAGGATGCGAGCCACAGCTTCTTCAGCTGGTTCTCAAACCATAGCCTCCCAGAGGCTGACAGGATTGCTGAG ATTATCAAGAATGATCTGTGGGTTAATCCTCTGCGCTACTACCTGAGAGAAAGGGGCTCCaggataaagagaaagaagcaagaaatGAAGAAACG TAAAACCAGGGGCAGATGTGAGGTGGTGATCATGGAAGATGCCCCTGACTATTATGCAGTGGAAGACATTTTCAGCGAGATCTCAGACATTGATGAGACAATTCATGACATCAAGATCTCTGACTTCATGGAGACCACTGACTACTTCGAGACCACTGACAATGAGATAACTGACATCAATGAGAACATCTGCGACAGCGAGAGCCCTGACCATGATGAGGTCCGCAACGAGACCACTGATAACAACGAGAGTGCTGATGACAACGAAACCACTGACAACAATGAGAGTGCAGATGACAACAATGAGAACCCTGAAGACAACAACAAGAACGCTGATGACAACAAAGAGAACCCTGACAACAACAAGCACACTTACGGCAACAACTTCTTCAACGGCGGCTTCTGGGGCAGCCATGGCAACAACCAGGACAGCAGCGACAGTGACAATGAAGCAGATGAggccagtgatgatgaagatAATGATGGCAATGAAGGCGACAATGAGGGCAGTGATGATGATGGCAATGAAGGTGACAATGAAGGCAGCGATGATGACGACAGAGACATTGAGTACTATGAGAAAGTTATTGAAGATCCCTTTGACAGGGATCAGGATGACTACGAGGATGTGATAGAGATCATCTCAGACGAATCAGTGGAAGAAGAGGAGGGCATTGTGGAAG GCATCGAGCAAGATGAAGACGTCTATCAGGAGGAAGGAAACTATGAGGGGGAAGGAAATGAAGATGTCTGGGAAGAAGGGGAAGATTCAGACGACTCTGACCTGGAGGATGTGCTTCAGGTCCCAAACGGTTGGGCCAACCCGGGGAAGAGGGGGAAAACCGGATAA